Proteins encoded by one window of Homo sapiens chromosome 10, GRCh38.p14 Primary Assembly:
- the SYT15B gene encoding synaptotagmin-15 isoform X1 has product MGVVLSPHPAPSRREPLAPLAPGTRPGWSPAVSGSSRSALRPSTAGPGPGPGTGWGGTAASGRWVPAPAVHCAAPRAAAGHQQHHGPPLCSPDGAPRRFKRRPGSPAPAAQTGETSLREQPHGGPPAVPFVVPPTLQGRDWVPLHSGEWADAPWDPCPASELLPHTSSGGLALPPSVIGDACMVGAINPELYKFPEDKSETDFPDGCLGRLWFSVEYEQEAERLLVGLIKAQHLQAPSETCSPLVKLYLLPDERRFLQSKTKRKTSNPQFDEHFIFQVSSKTITQRVLKFSVYHVDRQRKHQLLGQVLFPLKNETLVGDCRRVIWRDLEAESLEPPSEFGDLQFCLSYNDYLSRLTVVVLRAKGLRLQEDRGIVSVFVKVSLMNHNKFVKCKKTSAVLGSINPVYNETFSFKADATELDTASLSLTVVQNMEGDKQATTVELFLFHLTSG; this is encoded by the exons ATGGGGGTGGTACTCTCACCGCACCCTGCCCCAAGCCGCAGGGAGCCCCTGGCGCCCCTGGCGCCCGGGACCCGCCCTGGCTGGAGCCCTGCGGTTTCCGGGAGCTCACGGTCGGCTCTGCGCCCCTCCACCGccgggcctgggcctgggccagggaCTGGCTGGGGCGGGACTGCGGCCTCGGGGCGCTGGGTCCCTGCCCCTGCCGTGCACTGCGCGGCTCCCCGCGCCGCAGCTGGGCACCAGCAGCACCACGGACCGCCCCTGTGCTCGCCCGACGGCGCCCCGCGGCGCTTTAAGAGACGgcctggcagcccagccccagccgCCCAGACCGGCGAGACCAGCCTGCGGGAGCAGCCCCATGGCGG GCCACCAGCTGTGCCATTCGTGGTGCCCCCAACCCTTCAAGGCCGAGATTGGGTGCCCCTGCACAGTGGAGAGTGGGCCGATGCCCCATGGGACCCCTGCCCGGCATCAGAGCTGCTGCCTCACACCTCCAGCGGCGGCCTTG CCCTCCCACCCTCTGTCATAGGAGATGCATGTATGGTGGGGGCCATCAACCCAGAGCTGTACAAGTTCCCAGAGGACAAAAGTGAGACCGACTTCCCCGACGGCTGCCTGGGGCGGCTGTGGTTCTCGGTGGAATATGAGCAGGAGGCTGAGCGGCTGCTGGTGGGCTTGATCAAGGCACAGCACCTGCAAGCCCCCTCGGAGACCTGCAGCCCCCTGGTGAAGCTCTACCTGCTGCCCGATGAGCGGCGCTTCCTCCAATCCAAGACCAAACGCAAAACCTCCAACCCGCAGTTTGACGAGCACTTCATCTTTCAG GTGTCCAGCAAGACCATCACCCAGAGGGTGCTGAAGTTCTCCGTCTACCACGTGGACAGGCAGAGGAAGCACCAGCTCCTGGGCCAGGTGCTCTTCCCCTTGAAGAATGAGACCCTAGTGGGGGACTGCCGGCGTGTCATCTGGAGAGACCTGGAGGCTGAGAGCCTGGAG CCCCCCTCGGAGTTTGGCGACCTCCAGTTCTGCCTCAGCTACAACGACTACCTGAGCCGCCTGACGGTGGTTGTGCTGCGTGCCAAGGGCCTCCGGCTCCAGGAGGACAGAGGCATTGTCA GTGTGTTTGTCAAAGTGTCTCTGATGAACCACAACAAGTTTGTCAAGTGCAAGAAGACTTCAGCTGTGCTGGGCTCCATCAACCCTGTGTACAATGAGACCTTCAGCTTCAAGGCCGATGCCACCGAGCTGGATACCGCTAGCCTCAGCCTGACTGTGGTGCAGAACATGGAAGGGGACA
- the SYT15B gene encoding synaptotagmin-15 isoform X2: protein MGVVLSPHPAPSRREPLAPLAPGTRPGWSPAVSGSSRSALRPSTAGPGPGPGTGWGGTAASGRWVPAPAVHCAAPRAAAGHQQHHGPPLCSPDGAPRRFKRRPGSPAPAAQTGETSLREQPHGGPPAVPFVVPPTLQGRDWVPLHSGEWADAPWDPCPASELLPHTSSGGLGDACMVGAINPELYKFPEDKSETDFPDGCLGRLWFSVEYEQEAERLLVGLIKAQHLQAPSETCSPLVKLYLLPDERRFLQSKTKRKTSNPQFDEHFIFQVSSKTITQRVLKFSVYHVDRQRKHQLLGQVLFPLKNETLVGDCRRVIWRDLEAESLEPPSEFGDLQFCLSYNDYLSRLTVVVLRAKGLRLQEDRGIVSVFVKVSLMNHNKFVKCKKTSAVLGSINPVYNETFSFKADATELDTASLSLTVVQNMEGDKQATTVELFLFHLTSG, encoded by the exons ATGGGGGTGGTACTCTCACCGCACCCTGCCCCAAGCCGCAGGGAGCCCCTGGCGCCCCTGGCGCCCGGGACCCGCCCTGGCTGGAGCCCTGCGGTTTCCGGGAGCTCACGGTCGGCTCTGCGCCCCTCCACCGccgggcctgggcctgggccagggaCTGGCTGGGGCGGGACTGCGGCCTCGGGGCGCTGGGTCCCTGCCCCTGCCGTGCACTGCGCGGCTCCCCGCGCCGCAGCTGGGCACCAGCAGCACCACGGACCGCCCCTGTGCTCGCCCGACGGCGCCCCGCGGCGCTTTAAGAGACGgcctggcagcccagccccagccgCCCAGACCGGCGAGACCAGCCTGCGGGAGCAGCCCCATGGCGG GCCACCAGCTGTGCCATTCGTGGTGCCCCCAACCCTTCAAGGCCGAGATTGGGTGCCCCTGCACAGTGGAGAGTGGGCCGATGCCCCATGGGACCCCTGCCCGGCATCAGAGCTGCTGCCTCACACCTCCAGCGGCGGCCTTG GAGATGCATGTATGGTGGGGGCCATCAACCCAGAGCTGTACAAGTTCCCAGAGGACAAAAGTGAGACCGACTTCCCCGACGGCTGCCTGGGGCGGCTGTGGTTCTCGGTGGAATATGAGCAGGAGGCTGAGCGGCTGCTGGTGGGCTTGATCAAGGCACAGCACCTGCAAGCCCCCTCGGAGACCTGCAGCCCCCTGGTGAAGCTCTACCTGCTGCCCGATGAGCGGCGCTTCCTCCAATCCAAGACCAAACGCAAAACCTCCAACCCGCAGTTTGACGAGCACTTCATCTTTCAG GTGTCCAGCAAGACCATCACCCAGAGGGTGCTGAAGTTCTCCGTCTACCACGTGGACAGGCAGAGGAAGCACCAGCTCCTGGGCCAGGTGCTCTTCCCCTTGAAGAATGAGACCCTAGTGGGGGACTGCCGGCGTGTCATCTGGAGAGACCTGGAGGCTGAGAGCCTGGAG CCCCCCTCGGAGTTTGGCGACCTCCAGTTCTGCCTCAGCTACAACGACTACCTGAGCCGCCTGACGGTGGTTGTGCTGCGTGCCAAGGGCCTCCGGCTCCAGGAGGACAGAGGCATTGTCA GTGTGTTTGTCAAAGTGTCTCTGATGAACCACAACAAGTTTGTCAAGTGCAAGAAGACTTCAGCTGTGCTGGGCTCCATCAACCCTGTGTACAATGAGACCTTCAGCTTCAAGGCCGATGCCACCGAGCTGGATACCGCTAGCCTCAGCCTGACTGTGGTGCAGAACATGGAAGGGGACA
- the SYT15B gene encoding synaptotagmin-15 isoform 1 (isoform 1 is encoded by transcript variant 1), whose amino-acid sequence MGVVLSPHPAPSRREPLAPLAPGTRPGWSPAVSGSSRSALRPSTAGPGPGPGTGWGGTAASGRWVPAPAVHCAAPRAAAGHQQHHGPPLCSPDGAPRRFKRRPGSPAPAAQTGETSLREQPHGGPPAVPFVVPPTLQGRDWVPLHSGEWADAPWDPCPASELLPHTSSGGLGDACMVGAINPELYKFPEDKSETDFPDGCLGRLWFSVEYEQEAERLLVGLIKAQHLQAPSETCSPLVKLYLLPDERRFLQSKTKRKTSNPQFDEHFIFQVSSKTITQRVLKFSVYHVDRQRKHQLLGQVLFPLKNETLVGDCRRVIWRDLEAESLEPPSEFGDLQFCLSYNDYLSRLTVVVLRAKGLRLQEDRGIVSVFVKVSLMNHNKFVKCKKTSAVLGSINPVYNETFSFKADATELDTASLSLTVVQNMEGDKSQQLGRVVVGPYMYTRGRELEHWDEMLSKPKELVKRWHALCRTTEP is encoded by the exons ATGGGGGTGGTACTCTCACCGCACCCTGCCCCAAGCCGCAGGGAGCCCCTGGCGCCCCTGGCGCCCGGGACCCGCCCTGGCTGGAGCCCTGCGGTTTCCGGGAGCTCACGGTCGGCTCTGCGCCCCTCCACCGccgggcctgggcctgggccagggaCTGGCTGGGGCGGGACTGCGGCCTCGGGGCGCTGGGTCCCTGCCCCTGCCGTGCACTGCGCGGCTCCCCGCGCCGCAGCTGGGCACCAGCAGCACCACGGACCGCCCCTGTGCTCGCCCGACGGCGCCCCGCGGCGCTTTAAGAGACGgcctggcagcccagccccagccgCCCAGACCGGCGAGACCAGCCTGCGGGAGCAGCCCCATGGCGG GCCACCAGCTGTGCCATTCGTGGTGCCCCCAACCCTTCAAGGCCGAGATTGGGTGCCCCTGCACAGTGGAGAGTGGGCCGATGCCCCATGGGACCCCTGCCCGGCATCAGAGCTGCTGCCTCACACCTCCAGCGGCGGCCTTG GAGATGCATGTATGGTGGGGGCCATCAACCCAGAGCTGTACAAGTTCCCAGAGGACAAAAGTGAGACCGACTTCCCCGACGGCTGCCTGGGGCGGCTGTGGTTCTCGGTGGAATATGAGCAGGAGGCTGAGCGGCTGCTGGTGGGCTTGATCAAGGCACAGCACCTGCAAGCCCCCTCGGAGACCTGCAGCCCCCTGGTGAAGCTCTACCTGCTGCCCGATGAGCGGCGCTTCCTCCAATCCAAGACCAAACGCAAAACCTCCAACCCGCAGTTTGACGAGCACTTCATCTTTCAG GTGTCCAGCAAGACCATCACCCAGAGGGTGCTGAAGTTCTCCGTCTACCACGTGGACAGGCAGAGGAAGCACCAGCTCCTGGGCCAGGTGCTCTTCCCCTTGAAGAATGAGACCCTAGTGGGGGACTGCCGGCGTGTCATCTGGAGAGACCTGGAGGCTGAGAGCCTGGAG CCCCCCTCGGAGTTTGGCGACCTCCAGTTCTGCCTCAGCTACAACGACTACCTGAGCCGCCTGACGGTGGTTGTGCTGCGTGCCAAGGGCCTCCGGCTCCAGGAGGACAGAGGCATTGTCA GTGTGTTTGTCAAAGTGTCTCTGATGAACCACAACAAGTTTGTCAAGTGCAAGAAGACTTCAGCTGTGCTGGGCTCCATCAACCCTGTGTACAATGAGACCTTCAGCTTCAAGGCCGATGCCACCGAGCTGGATACCGCTAGCCTCAGCCTGACTGTGGTGCAGAACATGGAAGGGGACA